From the Mangifera indica cultivar Alphonso chromosome 10, CATAS_Mindica_2.1, whole genome shotgun sequence genome, one window contains:
- the LOC123227409 gene encoding protein kinase PINOID-like: protein MVIDLSDIDTTTNSSSISNESCSSFSRLSFELQTSKSSPDNLTLKPHRSSDFAYSAIRSATSARKAGLTFRDFALLRRIGAGDIGTVYLCRLNHSKIMVGNDEQCLYAMKVVNKETLAMKKKVHRAEMEKKILKMLDHPFLPSLYAEFEASHFSCIVMEFCSGGDLHSLRHKQPHNRFSLTSARFYAAEVLVALEYLHMLGIIYRDLKPENVLVRSDGHIMLSDFDLSLCSDAIPAVESPSYSPDPASPQSQTYTRQQIRSISTRFSCFFNRLFRSRKIQTLTPNRLFVAEPVTARSCSFVGTHEYVPPEVASGGSHGNAVDWWAFGIFIYEMIYGRTPFAAPSNENTLRNIVKKPLTFPTQVPSSTFELHARDLISGLLIKDPSNRLGSKRGAADVKTHPFFKGLNFALVRSLTPPEIPGLRRAKTIPSPEKKIKIQAAAIDYF, encoded by the exons ATGGTGATAGACTTATCAGATATTGATACAACAACAAATTCAAGCTCGATAAGCAATGAAAGTTGCAGTAGTTTTAGTCGTCTCTCTTTCGAACTCCAAACTTCTAAATCATCCCCAGATAACCTAACTCTCAAGCCTCACCGTTCTTCAGACTTCGCTTACTCAGCAATCCGTTCAGCGACTTCTGCCCGAAAAGCCGGCCTCACTTTCCGAGATTTCGCTCTGCTCCGCCGCATCGGGGCAGGAGATATAGGAACAGTCTATCTCTGCCGTCTCAACCACTCTAAGATTATGGTTGGAAATGATGAGCAGTGTTTGTATGCAATGAAGGTGGTGAACAAAGAGACATTGGCTATGAAGAAAAAAGTTCATAGAGCTGAAATGGAGAAGAAGATCTTGAAAATGTTAGACCATCCATTCTTGCCAAGTCTTTACGCTGAATTTGAAGCCTCCCATTTCTCCTGTATTGTCATGGAGTTTTGTTCCGGTGGTGACTTGCATTCTCTTAGACATAAACAGCCTCACAATAGATTCTCTTTGACTTCTGCAAG attttatgcTGCGGAAGTTTTGGTGGCTCTTGAGTACCTTCACATGCTGGGAATAATCTACAGAGACTTGAAACCCGAAAATGTTTTAGTTAGGTCGGACGGTCACATCATGCTTTCGGATTTTGACCTGTCTTTGTGCTCAGACGCTATCCCAGCCGTTGAATCTCCATCCTATTCTCCTGACCCCGCGTCTCCACAATCTCAAACCTACACACGTCAACAAATTCGTAGTATCTCTACGcgcttctcttgtttttttaaCCGGCTATTCCGGTCTAGAAAGATCCAAACGTTAACCCCTAACCGGCTCTTCGTTGCCGAACCGGTCACCGCCCGGTCATGCTCTTTTGTGGGAACCCACGAGTACGTCCCTCCTGAGGTTGCGTCAGGTGGGTCCCATGGTAATGCTGTTGATTGGTGGGCCTTTGGCATTTTTATATACGAGATGATTTATGGCCGTACACCATTTGCTGCTCCATCAAATGAAAATACACTGCGCAACATAGTGAAGAAACCATTGACGTTCCCCACCCAAGTGCCTTCTTCGACATTTGAGCTCCACGCGCGGGACTTGATTTCCGGTTTGTTGATCAAGGACCCCAGTAATCGACTTGGATCGAAACGTGGAGCTGCCGACGTCAAAACGCACCCGTTTTTCAAAGGTCTCAACTTTGCTCTTGTACGGTCACTGACGCCTCCTGAGATTCCGGGTCTTAGAAGGGCAAAAACGATACCGTCTCCtgagaaaaagattaaaatacaAGCAGCAGCCATTGATTACTTTTGA